One window of Paenibacillus albicereus genomic DNA carries:
- a CDS encoding ABC transporter substrate-binding protein → MTTIRWNQWNRSNRWTRIGLLLLGGALAALLLAGCGGEAEGSGGGQVKLKIADISTNITFRVAQEKGFFAKHGVDAELVTFATPAEGVNALFIKQVDVAFGADFPLLNAASKGDYAIFASSGTATDLSASDWKLFVRPDVKTGADLKGKNLSFLRGTFLPYLWDVYLGEQGLKLDDVKLIGQGGLDEAYVALRKGEIDAVWVFGAINHEKFSAIDGVHELSDMSRTPVRLGTGLIAASELLQREPEALTGFLRALDEASAYAQANPDEAADILYKTVKQPKEATLKDLPKNPWNIGFTDKAYAGLQGQKKYMVDNGIIEKDFNLDDKLKLDLVRKAFPDRVIELGQN, encoded by the coding sequence ATGACGACAATCCGATGGAATCAATGGAACCGATCGAACCGATGGACCCGGATAGGGCTGCTCCTGCTCGGCGGGGCGCTGGCGGCGCTGCTGCTGGCAGGCTGCGGCGGGGAGGCGGAGGGCAGCGGCGGCGGGCAGGTGAAGCTCAAGATCGCCGACATCTCCACCAACATCACGTTCCGCGTGGCGCAGGAGAAGGGCTTCTTCGCCAAGCATGGCGTCGATGCCGAGCTCGTGACGTTCGCGACGCCGGCCGAAGGCGTGAACGCGCTGTTCATCAAGCAGGTGGACGTCGCCTTCGGCGCGGACTTCCCGCTGCTCAACGCGGCGAGCAAGGGCGACTACGCGATCTTCGCCTCCTCCGGCACGGCGACCGATCTCAGCGCCAGCGACTGGAAGCTGTTCGTGCGGCCGGACGTGAAGACCGGCGCCGATCTGAAGGGCAAGAACCTGAGCTTCCTGCGCGGCACGTTCCTGCCGTACCTGTGGGACGTTTACCTGGGAGAGCAGGGTCTCAAGCTGGATGACGTGAAGCTGATCGGCCAGGGCGGCCTCGACGAGGCGTATGTCGCGCTGCGCAAGGGCGAGATCGACGCAGTGTGGGTATTCGGCGCGATCAACCACGAGAAGTTCTCCGCCATCGACGGCGTGCATGAGCTGAGCGACATGTCCCGGACGCCGGTCCGGCTCGGCACCGGCCTGATCGCGGCCAGCGAGCTGCTGCAGCGGGAGCCCGAGGCGCTGACCGGATTCCTCCGCGCGCTCGACGAGGCTTCGGCGTATGCCCAGGCGAACCCGGACGAGGCGGCGGACATCCTGTACAAGACCGTCAAGCAGCCCAAGGAAGCGACGCTCAAGGACCTGCCGAAAAACCCGTGGAACATCGGCTTCACCGACAAGGCGTACGCGGGCCTGCAAGGCCAGAAGAAATACATGGTCGACAACGGCATCATCGAGAAGGACTTCAACCTGGACGACAAGCTGAAGCTCGACCTCGTGCGCAAGGCGTTTCCCGACCGCGTCATCGAGCTGGGGCAGAACTAG
- a CDS encoding aryl-sulfate sulfotransferase encodes MGHPTIYPTGTTVYLPEKAWSGYTIFQAADTGALLIDMNGREVRLWKGLRGFPNKLFPGGYVLGSTAERDPRYGFQDEKNLVQVDWDGNVVWKFDRYEFIEDPDNAPQWMARQHHDYQREGNPVGYYAPGLEPKTDSGTTIILAHKNVTRPEISDKELLDDTIIEVDWEGNIVWEWAVSDHFEALGFDEAAREALCRDPNTRGFGTFAGDWMHINSASVLGPNKHYDAGDERFHPDNIIWDARETNITAIIDKQTGGIVWKLGPDFSGELAHIGWIIGQHHAHLIPQGLPGEGNILIFDNGGWGGYGAPNAEAPDGVKVARRDHSRILEINPVTLEIEWQYTPTEAGFQAPLDSYRFYSPYISSAQRLPNGNTLITEGADGRIFEVTRGHELVWEYISPYKNKRNSNMVYRAYRAPYEWAPQAERPVETAIEPLDVADFRLPGAAGRGPAAVVEVDGTAEYGEGALCVARSDETIAKEETKEQQP; translated from the coding sequence ATGGGACATCCGACGATCTATCCGACCGGCACGACGGTCTACCTGCCCGAGAAGGCCTGGAGCGGCTACACGATCTTCCAGGCGGCCGACACCGGCGCGCTGCTGATCGACATGAACGGCCGCGAGGTGCGGCTGTGGAAAGGGCTGCGGGGATTCCCGAACAAGCTGTTCCCCGGCGGCTATGTACTCGGCAGCACGGCGGAGCGCGATCCGCGCTACGGCTTCCAGGACGAGAAGAACCTCGTGCAGGTCGACTGGGACGGCAACGTCGTCTGGAAGTTCGACCGCTACGAGTTCATCGAGGACCCGGACAACGCGCCGCAGTGGATGGCCCGCCAGCATCACGACTACCAGCGCGAGGGCAATCCGGTCGGCTACTACGCGCCGGGGCTGGAGCCCAAGACGGACTCCGGCACGACGATCATCCTGGCGCACAAGAACGTGACCCGTCCGGAAATCTCCGACAAGGAGCTGCTCGACGACACGATCATCGAGGTCGACTGGGAGGGAAACATCGTCTGGGAGTGGGCGGTCAGCGACCACTTCGAGGCGCTCGGCTTCGACGAAGCGGCCCGCGAAGCCCTCTGCCGCGACCCGAACACGCGCGGCTTCGGCACGTTCGCCGGCGACTGGATGCACATCAACTCGGCGTCGGTGCTCGGCCCGAACAAGCACTATGACGCGGGGGACGAGCGGTTCCACCCGGACAACATCATCTGGGACGCGCGGGAGACGAACATCACGGCCATCATCGACAAGCAGACCGGCGGCATCGTGTGGAAGCTCGGTCCCGACTTCTCCGGCGAGCTGGCGCATATCGGCTGGATCATCGGCCAGCACCATGCCCATCTCATCCCGCAGGGGCTGCCCGGCGAAGGCAACATCCTGATCTTCGACAACGGCGGCTGGGGCGGCTACGGCGCGCCGAACGCCGAGGCGCCGGACGGCGTGAAGGTCGCCCGCCGCGACCACTCGCGTATCCTGGAGATCAACCCGGTCACGCTCGAGATCGAGTGGCAGTACACGCCGACCGAGGCCGGCTTCCAGGCTCCGCTCGACTCGTACCGGTTCTACAGCCCGTACATCAGCAGCGCGCAGCGGCTGCCCAACGGCAATACGCTCATCACCGAGGGCGCGGACGGCCGCATCTTCGAGGTGACGCGCGGGCATGAGCTCGTCTGGGAGTACATCTCCCCTTATAAAAACAAGCGCAACTCCAACATGGTCTACCGCGCCTACCGCGCGCCTTACGAATGGGCGCCGCAGGCGGAACGCCCCGTAGAGACGGCGATCGAGCCGCTCGACGTCGCGGACTTCCGGCTGCCGGGAGCGGCCGGACGCGGGCCGGCGGCCGTCGTCGAGGTCGACGGCACGGCCGAGTACGGGGAAGGCGCGCTGTGCGTCGCCCGCAGCGACGAGACGATCGCCAAGGAAGAGACGAAGGAGCAGCAGCCATGA
- a CDS encoding SDR family oxidoreductase, with amino-acid sequence MNILITGAGRGLGLELAAECLERGHHVLAGLRRPDEAGEAFRALASKHGERLEAVRLDVSDEPGIAELAARLSGQGRPLGAIVNNAAVLEARETPIERLDLAFMESTMDINLYGPMRVAKHLLPLLTELDAALVNISSEAGSLTNAYPGDYPYTLSKAAMNLLTEQLARVLAERGAIALSVHPGWMRTDMGGEQAKLDPRESARGIADLIERRIVVPEGFRFVDYKGRPMAI; translated from the coding sequence ATGAACATCCTGATTACGGGCGCGGGCCGCGGGCTCGGGCTGGAGCTGGCGGCCGAGTGCCTGGAGCGCGGCCATCATGTGCTGGCCGGGCTGAGGCGGCCGGACGAGGCGGGGGAGGCGTTCCGAGCGCTGGCGTCCAAGCATGGCGAGCGGCTGGAGGCGGTCCGGCTCGACGTGTCGGACGAGCCCGGCATCGCCGAGCTGGCCGCGCGGCTGAGCGGACAGGGACGGCCGCTCGGCGCGATCGTCAACAACGCGGCGGTGCTGGAGGCGCGCGAGACGCCGATCGAGCGGCTCGACCTGGCCTTCATGGAGTCGACGATGGACATCAACCTGTACGGTCCGATGCGCGTCGCCAAGCATCTGCTGCCGCTGCTGACCGAGCTCGACGCGGCGCTCGTCAACATCTCCTCCGAGGCGGGCAGCCTGACGAACGCTTATCCCGGCGATTATCCCTACACGCTGTCCAAAGCCGCCATGAACCTGCTCACCGAGCAGCTGGCGCGCGTGCTGGCGGAGCGCGGGGCGATCGCGCTGAGCGTGCATCCGGGCTGGATGCGCACCGACATGGGCGGCGAGCAGGCCAAGCTCGATCCGCGCGAGAGCGCCCGCGGCATCGCCGACTTGATCGAGCGGCGGATCGTGGTGCCGGAGGGGTTCCGCTTCGTCGACTACAAGGGCAGGCCGATGGCGATCTGA
- a CDS encoding Nif3-like dinuclear metal center hexameric protein, producing the protein MSGLTIGEAIRRIQTASGVEPQEDTVDTLKAGDPSQPLRGVLVCFTATADVIREAAACGANLIVTHEPTWYSHLDETKGLEDDPVYLAKRALVDGHGLAIWRFHDDWHRRRPDGIQEGMLRRLGWPAPADGGHGAVVQLPEQPLREVVRQLKERLGVSHVRVVGDSEWIVSRIAMQVGAPGGERQMQAAMRDDVDAVLCGETVEWMTAEYVRDAALLGRRRALLVVGHFHSESVGMDYLAEWIAPLLGGAPVAYAASGDPYLYL; encoded by the coding sequence ATGAGCGGACTTACGATCGGAGAGGCGATCCGGCGCATCCAGACCGCGTCGGGCGTCGAGCCGCAAGAAGACACCGTCGACACGCTCAAGGCCGGCGATCCGTCGCAGCCGCTGCGCGGCGTCCTCGTCTGCTTCACGGCGACGGCGGACGTCATCCGCGAGGCGGCGGCCTGCGGGGCGAACCTGATCGTCACCCACGAGCCGACCTGGTACAGCCATCTCGACGAGACGAAAGGACTGGAGGACGATCCGGTGTATCTCGCCAAGCGGGCGCTCGTCGACGGGCACGGCCTCGCCATCTGGCGCTTCCACGACGATTGGCATCGCCGACGGCCGGACGGCATCCAGGAAGGGATGCTGCGCCGGCTCGGCTGGCCGGCTCCGGCGGATGGCGGGCACGGCGCGGTCGTGCAGCTGCCGGAGCAGCCGCTGCGCGAGGTCGTCCGGCAGCTCAAGGAGCGGCTCGGCGTCTCGCATGTGCGCGTCGTCGGCGATTCCGAGTGGATCGTCTCGCGCATCGCGATGCAGGTCGGCGCTCCCGGAGGCGAGCGGCAGATGCAGGCGGCTATGCGGGACGACGTCGACGCCGTGCTGTGCGGCGAGACGGTGGAGTGGATGACCGCCGAGTACGTCCGCGACGCGGCGCTGCTCGGACGGCGGCGGGCGCTGCTCGTCGTCGGGCATTTCCACAGCGAGTCCGTCGGCATGGACTACTTGGCCGAATGGATCGCCCCGCTGCTCGGCGGCGCGCCCGTCGCGTATGCGGCGAGCGGCGATCCTTACCTGTACCTGTAA
- a CDS encoding VOC family protein yields MSSLLGTSVIAQIGLLVHDIDKTSRVYADFFGLDVPTPILTDAPEIARTEFAGAPSPARARLAFFNMGSLQLELIEPDAHPSTWRNHLDEHGEGVHHIAFQIEGMAEKIRVLEGKGYPLQQKGEYTGGRYAYMDTAPDLKVLVELLEND; encoded by the coding sequence ATGTCCAGCTTGCTCGGCACCAGCGTCATCGCCCAGATCGGCCTTCTCGTCCACGACATCGACAAGACGAGCCGCGTCTACGCGGACTTTTTCGGATTGGACGTCCCAACGCCGATCCTCACCGACGCGCCGGAAATCGCGCGCACCGAATTCGCAGGCGCGCCGAGTCCGGCTCGCGCCCGCCTGGCGTTCTTTAATATGGGCTCCCTGCAGCTGGAGCTGATCGAGCCGGACGCCCATCCGAGCACGTGGCGCAACCACCTCGACGAGCACGGGGAGGGCGTCCACCACATCGCGTTCCAGATCGAAGGCATGGCGGAGAAGATCCGCGTGCTGGAGGGCAAGGGATATCCGCTGCAGCAGAAGGGCGAATACACGGGCGGCCGGTATGCCTACATGGATACGGCGCCGGACCTGAAGGTGCTCGTCGAGCTGCTGGAGAACGACTAG
- a CDS encoding ABC transporter permease — translation MQAAFWAALLTLWQGLASLYGPEILPGPGQTALGGWELLADGTLPGYVGISFTRVLLGWSLGSMIAIPLGLLIGRVETIRVFAEPFLNFIRFIPPIAFITLFLIWFGIGETSKVMLILYATLFIVLLNTLTGVLSVEEDRIRSARTMGASNWQIVRHVVVPATVPYMFTGIRLAMGTSFMAIIGAEMIASNEGVGYLIWNSRLFFRTDWIFVGLISLGLMGFVTDRVVALLGRRLLGRYGVVSTGSLRR, via the coding sequence CTGCAGGCGGCTTTCTGGGCGGCCTTGCTGACTCTGTGGCAGGGGCTGGCCTCGCTCTACGGCCCGGAAATCCTGCCGGGCCCAGGCCAGACGGCGCTCGGCGGCTGGGAGCTGCTGGCTGACGGCACGCTGCCGGGCTATGTCGGCATCAGCTTCACGCGCGTGCTGCTCGGCTGGAGCCTCGGCAGCATGATCGCGATTCCGCTCGGCCTGCTCATCGGCCGGGTCGAGACGATCCGCGTGTTCGCGGAGCCGTTCCTGAACTTCATCCGCTTCATCCCGCCGATCGCGTTCATCACGCTGTTCCTCATCTGGTTCGGCATCGGCGAGACGTCCAAGGTGATGCTCATCCTGTACGCGACGCTGTTCATCGTGCTGCTCAACACGCTCACCGGCGTGCTGTCGGTGGAGGAGGATCGGATCCGCTCGGCCCGCACGATGGGCGCCTCGAACTGGCAGATCGTACGCCATGTCGTCGTCCCGGCGACCGTGCCGTACATGTTCACCGGCATCCGGCTGGCGATGGGCACGTCGTTCATGGCCATCATCGGCGCGGAGATGATCGCCTCCAACGAAGGCGTCGGCTACCTCATCTGGAACTCGCGGCTGTTTTTCCGCACCGACTGGATCTTCGTCGGCCTTATCAGCCTCGGCCTCATGGGCTTCGTCACCGACCGCGTCGTGGCGCTGCTCGGGCGCAGGCTGCTCGGCCGGTACGGCGTCGTGAGCACGGGGAGCTTGCGGCGGTAG
- a CDS encoding metallophosphoesterase family protein: MDSGLKFREDGTFTIVQFTDLHWQNGEEGDLRTRALMERVLEAERPDLIVFTGDLIYSEACEAPLESIRQATAAASASGIPWAAVLGNHDAEAGVTRAELHRTLLALPGSLVGDTPGLTGCGNYALELAGTDGRAAATLYFLDSGDYSRHPAVPGYSWFARDQVEWYASHAREGARRARDMQEMQEARDTQAADWPTGAPPAMMFFHIPLPEHAQAWEAHGCCGERHEAVCCAQVNGGLFAALLEGGDVGGVFVGHDHINDYVGELHGILLGYGRATGYATYGKEGFARGARVIRLNEGRREFDTWLRLEGGEQVRQAPAKRQAEGEEA, encoded by the coding sequence ATGGACAGCGGGCTGAAGTTCCGGGAAGACGGCACGTTCACGATCGTGCAGTTCACCGATTTGCATTGGCAAAATGGAGAAGAGGGAGACCTGCGGACGCGCGCGCTCATGGAGCGCGTGCTGGAGGCGGAGAGGCCGGACCTCATCGTGTTCACCGGCGATCTCATCTACAGCGAGGCTTGCGAGGCGCCGCTGGAGTCGATCCGGCAGGCGACAGCGGCCGCGAGCGCGAGCGGCATCCCGTGGGCGGCCGTGCTCGGCAACCACGACGCCGAAGCGGGCGTCACGCGCGCGGAGCTGCACCGGACGCTCCTGGCGCTGCCGGGCAGCCTCGTCGGCGATACGCCGGGCTTGACCGGCTGCGGCAACTATGCGCTGGAGCTCGCCGGGACGGACGGCCGCGCGGCGGCGACGCTTTATTTCCTCGACAGCGGCGACTACTCCCGGCATCCGGCCGTGCCCGGCTACAGCTGGTTCGCGCGCGACCAGGTCGAGTGGTACGCCTCGCATGCCCGCGAGGGGGCACGCCGGGCACGGGACATGCAGGAAATGCAGGAGGCGCGGGATACGCAGGCAGCGGATTGGCCGACAGGCGCGCCTCCCGCGATGATGTTCTTCCATATCCCGCTGCCGGAGCATGCGCAGGCGTGGGAGGCGCACGGCTGCTGCGGCGAGCGGCACGAGGCGGTCTGCTGCGCCCAAGTGAACGGCGGCCTGTTCGCGGCGCTGCTGGAGGGCGGCGACGTGGGCGGCGTCTTCGTCGGCCACGACCATATCAACGACTACGTCGGCGAGCTGCACGGCATCTTGCTCGGCTACGGCCGGGCGACCGGATATGCGACCTACGGCAAGGAAGGCTTTGCTCGCGGCGCGCGCGTCATCCGGCTGAACGAGGGCCGACGGGAGTTCGACACCTGGCTGCGGCTGGAGGGCGGGGAGCAGGTCCGGCAAGCGCCCGCGAAGCGGCAGGCTGAAGGCGAGGAGGCCTAA
- a CDS encoding response regulator transcription factor, with product MYKLLIVEDEPVIREGLKHYLDWPELGVTDIREAANGREGLELALAARPDLIVTDIRMPEMDGLEMLERLRPELPNTAFVVLTGYGDFAYTQRAIRLGCIEDYLLKPLLYEESLAAVTRCLEGVERRRQEQGAHERALLEAGRQGADSWEPALEEAAAQSLREPASAEEQALQGQAALGQGVREPAALGNGPAVLPAEGPTLFEQIEAFILERLAQEVTLQMVAERFYYHPSYLSRLFKAKLDQNYLAFVTGIRIRHAQKLLRESRHLVADVGQLCGYKSYKHFAKTFREGCGLSPTEYRKRTGAWSG from the coding sequence ATGTACAAGCTGCTGATCGTAGAGGACGAGCCGGTCATCCGCGAGGGACTGAAGCATTACCTGGACTGGCCGGAGCTGGGCGTGACCGACATCCGGGAGGCCGCGAACGGCCGCGAGGGCCTGGAGCTGGCGCTCGCCGCCAGGCCCGATCTGATCGTGACGGACATCCGCATGCCGGAGATGGACGGGCTGGAGATGCTGGAGCGGCTGCGTCCGGAGCTGCCGAACACGGCTTTTGTCGTGCTGACGGGGTACGGGGACTTCGCGTATACGCAGCGGGCGATCCGCCTCGGCTGCATCGAGGACTACCTGCTAAAGCCGCTGCTCTACGAGGAAAGCCTCGCCGCCGTCACGCGCTGTCTGGAGGGCGTGGAGCGCCGGCGGCAGGAGCAGGGCGCGCACGAGCGGGCACTGCTGGAAGCAGGACGGCAAGGCGCCGACTCGTGGGAACCGGCATTGGAGGAGGCGGCGGCGCAGAGTCTGCGCGAACCGGCCTCGGCGGAGGAACAAGCCCTGCAGGGGCAGGCCGCGCTGGGGCAAGGCGTGCGAGAGCCGGCCGCGCTGGGGAACGGGCCGGCCGTCTTGCCGGCGGAAGGCCCGACGCTGTTCGAGCAGATCGAGGCGTTCATCCTGGAGCGACTCGCCCAGGAGGTCACGCTGCAGATGGTGGCGGAGCGGTTCTATTACCACCCTTCCTACCTCAGCCGCCTGTTCAAGGCCAAGCTCGACCAGAACTACCTCGCCTTCGTCACCGGCATCCGCATCCGCCACGCCCAGAAGCTGCTGCGGGAGTCGCGCCATCTCGTCGCCGACGTCGGCCAGCTGTGCGGCTACAAGAGCTACAAGCACTTCGCCAAGACGTTCCGCGAAGGCTGCGGCCTCAGTCCGACGGAATACCGCAAGCGCACGGGGGCGTGGAGCGGTTGA
- a CDS encoding TolB family protein: MIGNEEGRRQARERGVASVLETIDVSTGERRALGEFEALIEAPNWTPDGKRLIVNCGGRLYAYELESGAAEEIPSGVAVRCNNDHVLSPDGRSLAVSHHTEGDGHSRVYILPAEGGEPRLVTPLGPSYLHGWSPDGRTLAYCAERGGTYDVYVIGTEGGEERRLTDTPGLDDGPEYAPDGRLWFNSTRTGLMQLWRMEPDGSGQRQMTFDDDRNSWFPHPSPDGRLVAYLAYRRGDVEPADHPPNRQVELRLLPAEGGESRLLAELFGGQGTINVHSWSPDSRELAFVRYRPLGGIRTGGEA, encoded by the coding sequence ATGATCGGCAACGAGGAAGGACGGCGCCAGGCGCGGGAGCGCGGCGTCGCGAGCGTGCTGGAGACGATCGACGTCTCGACGGGGGAGCGGCGCGCGCTCGGCGAGTTCGAGGCGCTCATCGAGGCGCCCAACTGGACGCCGGACGGCAAGCGGCTGATCGTTAACTGCGGCGGGAGGCTGTATGCCTACGAGCTGGAAAGCGGCGCGGCCGAGGAAATTCCGAGCGGCGTCGCGGTCCGCTGCAACAACGACCATGTGCTGTCGCCGGACGGACGGAGCCTTGCGGTCAGCCATCATACGGAGGGCGACGGCCATTCGCGCGTGTACATCCTTCCGGCCGAGGGCGGGGAGCCGCGGCTCGTCACGCCGCTCGGGCCGAGCTATCTGCACGGCTGGTCGCCCGACGGTCGGACGCTCGCGTACTGCGCCGAGCGCGGCGGCACCTACGATGTGTACGTCATCGGCACGGAGGGCGGCGAGGAGCGGCGGCTCACCGATACGCCGGGACTCGACGACGGGCCGGAGTACGCGCCGGACGGCCGACTCTGGTTCAACAGCACGCGCACCGGACTCATGCAGCTGTGGCGCATGGAGCCGGACGGCAGCGGCCAGCGCCAGATGACGTTCGACGACGACCGCAACAGCTGGTTCCCGCATCCCTCGCCGGACGGGCGGCTCGTCGCCTATCTCGCCTACCGCCGGGGAGACGTCGAGCCGGCGGACCATCCGCCGAACCGGCAGGTCGAGCTGCGGCTGCTGCCGGCCGAGGGCGGCGAGTCCCGGCTGCTGGCGGAGCTGTTCGGCGGACAAGGGACGATCAACGTGCATTCGTGGTCGCCCGACAGCCGCGAGCTCGCCTTCGTCCGCTACCGTCCTTTGGGAGGCATCCGAACAGGAGGAGAGGCATGA
- a CDS encoding sensor histidine kinase — MRDDGAGMEPEELARQRERLERPAVTLGMEHIGLPNVQDRIRYYFGDSYGLEIESAPGAGTAVTVVVPGSMALAAPSANPKEAAPAGR; from the coding sequence ATCCGCGACGACGGAGCCGGCATGGAGCCGGAGGAGCTGGCCCGGCAGAGGGAGCGGCTCGAGCGGCCGGCGGTCACGCTCGGCATGGAGCATATCGGGCTGCCCAACGTCCAGGACCGGATCCGGTACTATTTCGGCGACAGCTACGGCCTGGAGATCGAGAGCGCTCCGGGCGCGGGCACGGCCGTGACCGTCGTCGTGCCCGGCTCGATGGCGCTCGCCGCTCCCTCCGCCAATCCAAAAGAGGCTGCCCCGGCCGGTCGATGA
- a CDS encoding ABC transporter substrate-binding protein, which translates to MQRKAKRAGALLAAVAAISMLGACSGGNGNGGNAGAPSASPAPSAATNSSGGEAAAAKPVEITWWNFPTYQPLDGEVGKYEKGILEAFNRKYPEIKVNLEMITFDGGPQKLNVAIATNSAPDLIYDAPGRIIDWAKKDLLAPLDDMIQPDVRSDINEAFWKQSTVDGKTYLYPVNTAPFLMGVNKTVFEKIGELDLLPLDRPDRTWTVDEFKKALQAVKDKAPDVTPLGFYAKSQAGDQGTRAFLANLGGSRFLNEDNSAVAINTDPAGQALDWIAQAAKDKTIVQGAASLAAADVNDLFLQGKLAFTINYSAVLRAQNATLKKAEFEDVLLPYPTADGSKPKLEPYLGGMAIFNNDNPDKIAAAKKLIDFIANDAEWGKKNLIQTGGLSVRNSVTGLYDDAEYKYAETARAFITDPPTIADGYAEVRTFWFPALQSALLGSSSGKQALDEFASKADAAIAAAKSGSK; encoded by the coding sequence ATGCAACGAAAAGCGAAGCGTGCCGGCGCTCTGCTGGCGGCGGTGGCGGCGATCAGCATGCTGGGAGCCTGCTCCGGCGGGAACGGCAATGGCGGCAATGCCGGCGCTCCGTCGGCGTCGCCGGCGCCGAGCGCCGCGACGAACAGCAGCGGCGGAGAGGCGGCTGCGGCCAAGCCGGTCGAGATCACGTGGTGGAACTTTCCGACGTACCAGCCGCTCGACGGCGAGGTCGGCAAGTACGAGAAGGGCATTCTCGAGGCGTTCAATCGGAAATACCCCGAGATCAAGGTCAACCTGGAGATGATTACCTTCGACGGCGGTCCGCAGAAGCTGAACGTGGCGATCGCCACGAACTCCGCGCCCGACCTGATCTACGACGCGCCGGGCCGTATCATCGACTGGGCCAAGAAGGACCTGCTCGCGCCGCTCGACGACATGATCCAGCCGGACGTCAGGTCCGACATCAACGAGGCGTTCTGGAAGCAGTCGACGGTCGACGGCAAGACCTACCTGTACCCGGTCAACACGGCTCCGTTCCTGATGGGCGTCAACAAGACCGTCTTCGAGAAGATCGGCGAGCTCGACCTGCTGCCCCTGGACCGGCCCGACCGCACCTGGACGGTGGACGAATTCAAGAAAGCGCTTCAAGCGGTCAAGGACAAGGCGCCGGACGTCACGCCGCTCGGCTTCTACGCCAAGAGCCAGGCGGGCGACCAGGGCACGCGCGCCTTCCTCGCCAACCTGGGCGGCTCGCGCTTCCTGAACGAAGACAACAGCGCGGTCGCGATCAACACCGACCCGGCCGGCCAGGCGCTGGACTGGATCGCGCAGGCAGCCAAGGACAAGACGATCGTGCAGGGCGCCGCCTCGCTGGCGGCGGCGGACGTGAACGACCTGTTCCTGCAGGGCAAGCTCGCCTTCACGATCAACTACTCCGCCGTGCTGCGCGCCCAGAACGCCACGCTCAAGAAGGCCGAGTTCGAGGACGTGCTGCTGCCGTATCCGACGGCGGACGGCTCCAAGCCGAAGCTCGAGCCGTACCTGGGCGGCATGGCGATCTTCAACAACGACAACCCGGACAAGATCGCCGCGGCCAAGAAGCTCATCGACTTCATCGCGAATGACGCGGAGTGGGGCAAGAAGAACCTGATCCAGACCGGCGGCCTGTCCGTGCGCAACTCCGTCACGGGACTGTACGACGACGCGGAGTACAAGTACGCGGAGACGGCGCGCGCCTTCATCACCGACCCGCCGACGATCGCCGACGGCTATGCCGAAGTGCGCACGTTCTGGTTCCCGGCGCTGCAGTCCGCGCTGCTCGGCTCCTCCAGCGGCAAGCAGGCGCTGGACGAGTTCGCCTCCAAGGCCGATGCGGCCATCGCTGCCGCCAAGTCGGGCTCCAAGTAA
- a CDS encoding ABC transporter ATP-binding protein codes for MATATRTASGSEPAAAQRPLTAEPSHEIDIHQLSKSFPHAAGGEAQHILREVDLTVQGGEFFILLGPSGCGKSTLLGLIAGFVSKTSGRLLVGGHEVERPGPDRAVVFQQADSSLFPWLTVRENVEFGLRMKKRKAAERRAVSDRYIGLVGLAGHEDKFPRELSGGMKQRVQLARVLANDPAILLMDEPFGALDAMTRRTMQRELVRIWRDTGKTVIFVTHDIQEALLLGGRIGIMSPGPSSRISHIYDVPLAYPRDLADPAFHELYARVQGHFDE; via the coding sequence ATGGCAACAGCGACGAGGACAGCAAGCGGATCGGAGCCGGCAGCGGCGCAGCGGCCGCTCACGGCGGAGCCGAGCCATGAGATCGACATCCATCAGCTGAGCAAAAGCTTCCCGCATGCGGCGGGGGGAGAGGCGCAGCACATCCTCCGCGAGGTCGACCTGACGGTGCAGGGCGGGGAGTTCTTCATCCTGCTCGGTCCGAGCGGCTGCGGCAAGTCGACGCTGCTCGGCCTCATCGCCGGCTTCGTCTCCAAGACGAGCGGCCGGCTGCTTGTCGGAGGGCATGAGGTGGAGCGGCCGGGTCCGGACCGGGCGGTCGTATTCCAACAGGCGGACTCGTCGCTGTTCCCCTGGCTGACGGTGCGCGAGAACGTCGAGTTCGGGCTGCGGATGAAAAAGCGCAAGGCCGCCGAGCGCCGCGCCGTCTCGGACCGCTACATCGGGCTCGTCGGTCTGGCGGGCCACGAGGACAAGTTCCCGCGCGAGCTGTCCGGCGGCATGAAGCAGCGCGTGCAGCTGGCGCGCGTGCTGGCCAACGATCCCGCGATCCTGCTCATGGACGAGCCGTTCGGAGCGCTCGACGCGATGACGCGCCGCACGATGCAGCGCGAGCTCGTGCGCATCTGGCGGGATACGGGCAAGACGGTCATCTTCGTCACGCACGACATCCAGGAGGCGCTGCTGCTCGGCGGCCGCATCGGCATCATGTCGCCGGGACCGTCCTCGCGCATCAGCCATATCTACGACGTGCCGCTGGCGTACCCCCGGGACCTCGCCGATCCGGCTTTCCATGAGCTGTACGCCCGCGTCCAGGGGCATTTCGACGAATAG